The stretch of DNA CGCGTGGCCACGTACGAACTCTGAGAGCACGAGCGAACCCCCTGCATCGAGCGCATTGTGTGCATGTTCGATGAATGATTGTACAGTCTCGGGGCCGTGCCAGTGGGCGACGCCCCCGGCGAAGACGAGGTCGTACGTCCCCGAAATCGGCGCTCCAAACTGGCCTTCGACCAACGATACGGCTTCGTGGCGCAACTGTGCGCGGTCGCGTTCGATGACTTCCGACGTGTCACAGAGCGTCACGTCGTAGCCTCGGCGGGCGAATTCGAGCGCGTACGTTCCCGCGCCACCGCCCACGTCGAGGACGCGCGTGCCACCGTCGTGGTAGTGGACGGCGGCGGTCACGACCGCCCGCACGGTCGCCTCGTCCATCGCGGCGTGCGCGCCGAGCTTGTTCACCGTCCACTCTGGGGGTTCGGGTGTCTGCTCACCGGTTCGCATCGCCTCAGGAAGCGCCACCCAGCGGTCGAGCGCGTCAAGTTCGTGTGAGAGCTGCCCGATTGAGTTCAGGTCGGTTTTTGCGAAGAACCCAAGCGCACGGTTCGTTGGCTCGTACGCTTCACCTACCTGTTTGAGAAAGCCGCGCTCGGCGAGCGCCTCGATGGTGATACGCGCGGCGCGCTCGGTTACGTTTGCTTCGCGGGCGACGGTCTCCGGGGTCCCGGCTTTCGTCATCACCGCATCGAGAATTCCTGCCTTACGAGCCGCCCAGAGGACGAGCAGCTCGCGGAACTCGTGGGCTCGCGCGGCGTCTCGGGTCGGCATCAGCGTCCCTCCGTCATGTGCGGCAGGTGGGGATGGGTCGTAAAAAAGCCGCGTGTCCACCGTGTGTTGATTTCCACGTAGGCAAACCTGTGTGAGTCGTGTCGGTTTTGCCACCTTCTTACCTGCCGTCTCCGCTACCTTTTTTCGCGACTGGCACGAACCCTTCGAACGTACTTTGATTACCTATGTCCGATGAGATGCCCAAACGTGGGATGGGGGACACAGACCATTCCCAGACGACCGTAGACCGACCCACACAGACAACCAACTCCGGCGGGCAGGTGCCGGACATACTCACGGAGGTGCGCACCTAATGATGCAACGAAAAGAGCACGACTGGTGGCCAAACCAGTTAGACCTGAACATTCTCGACCAGAATGCTCGCTCTGTCGGCCCAATGGGCGAGGAATTCGACTACGCAGAAGAGTTCCTCTCGCTCGACTTAGACGAGGTAAAGGCGGACATAGAGGAGGTCATGACGACCTCACAGGACTGGTGGCCAGCAGACTACGGCCACTACGGACCGCTGTTCATCCGGATGGCGTGGCACAGCGCCGGCACCTACCGCACCAGCGACGGCCGCGGCGGTGCAGGCGGTGGCGCACAACGCTTTGCCCCGCTTAACAGTTGGCCGGACAACGCGAACCTCGACAAGGCCCGTCGCCTGCTCTGGCCGGTCAAGCAGAAATACGGCCAAAAACTCTCGTGGGCAGACCTGATGATTCTGACCGGAAACGTCGCCTTAGAGTCGATGGGCTTCGAGACGTTCGGCTTCGCGGGCGGCCGCGAAGACATGTTCGAGCCTGACGAGTCCGTCTGGTGGGGACCAGAAAACGAGATGGAAGCCTCAGACCGCTTCAGCGACGACGGCGAACTCTTGAAACCACTCGGGGCGACCGTGATGGGCCTCATCTACGTGAATCCGGAAGGTCCTGACGGACAACCCGACCCGATTGCGTCAGCGAAGAACATCCGCGAGTCGTTCGACCGCATGGCGATGAACGACGAGGAGACGCTCGCGCTCATCGCAGGCGGCCACACCTTCGGAAAGGTCCACGGTGCGGCCTCCGGCGACCATCTCGGTGCGGAGCCAGAAGCCGCCCCAATCGAGAAACAGGGTCTCGGCTGGGAGAACAGCTACGGCGAAGGCAAAGGCCCAGACACCATCACGAGCGGCATCGAAGGCCCGTGGACGTCCTCGCCAATCCAGTGGGACATGGGCTACCTCGACAACCTGCTCAACTACGAGTGGGAACCGCACAAAGGC from Haladaptatus sp. ZSTT2 encodes:
- a CDS encoding class I SAM-dependent methyltransferase; the protein is MPTRDAARAHEFRELLVLWAARKAGILDAVMTKAGTPETVAREANVTERAARITIEALAERGFLKQVGEAYEPTNRALGFFAKTDLNSIGQLSHELDALDRWVALPEAMRTGEQTPEPPEWTVNKLGAHAAMDEATVRAVVTAAVHYHDGGTRVLDVGGGAGTYALEFARRGYDVTLCDTSEVIERDRAQLRHEAVSLVEGQFGAPISGTYDLVFAGGVAHWHGPETVQSFIEHAHNALDAGGSLVLSEFVRGHAQNPALVGAHMLAQSERGDTYTEQQFRTWLSAASFKEARVESIPGTDLQLVGGRRAID